In Salvia miltiorrhiza cultivar Shanhuang (shh) chromosome 4, IMPLAD_Smil_shh, whole genome shotgun sequence, the DNA window GAGGAAAGTGTTTTTCAAGCAGGCACAATGTGGTTGTGATATCTCCTTGAATGTCTTCCAACTTTGAAACGTCAACAACTTTGTTACATAAGACATTGAAAAAGAAACACAATCTAGTAATGTCATACCGCACTTGCTTTGTCAACACACCGCGTATGGCTACCGGAAGCAATTGTTGCATTAAAGTATGACAATCATGTGACTTAAGACCAACAAGCTTCGAGTCATCAGCGGACAAAAGACTTGCTACATTTGATGAATAACCTGTTGGCACTTTCACTCCTCCAAAAAATGCACAGACTTGTCGTTTCTCTGCCTTGCTTAGAGTATAAAAAGCAGGTGGCAAATATGTTCTTTTTTCCCCTATCATTGGTGCCAACTCATTTCTCAATCCCATATCTGCAAGATCTAATCTTGCTTTCACTCCATCCTTTGTTTTTCCTGGAATGTTAAGTAATGTCCCAAACAAACTTTCACATACATTCTTCTCAATATGCATCACATCAAGACAATGTCGAATGTGCAAATGCTTCCAATACTCCAACTCAAAGAATATAGATTTCTTCTTCCAAGCACTCTTATCGTCAGCTCCTTTTGATTGAGATTTCTTACTCTTTTTACCCCACACGCAATTGATATTCTCCACCCTTTCAAAGACTTCAGAGCCACTCAATATATTGGGAGTAGGTCCTAACTCATTCTTCCCATTAAATGTTTTCTTCTGTCTTCGATAAGGATGATGGTCTGGTAAGAATCTCCGATGTCCTGTATATGACATTTTTCTGCTGTGCTTTAAATTTTTGGCATAAGTTTGGTCAGCACAAACAGGACATGCAAAATACCCTTTAACTTTGCTCCCTGATAAATTGCCATATGCAGGAAAATCATTGATTGTCCAAAGTAAGACAGCTCGGAGCATGAAATTTTCTTTGTGATATGCATCATATATCTCAGCACCTACTTCCCACAATTGTTTCAAATCATCAATCAATGGCGCCAGATAAACATCAATATCATTTCCTGGTTGGTGTGGACCAGAAACCAACAAAGTGAGCATCATATGTTTTCTTTTCATACATAACCATGGAGGAAGGTTGTATGTTATAAGAATAATTGGCCAACAACTATACTTAGATGACATGACACTATGAGGATTAATACCATCTGCCGAAAGTGCCAATCTAAGATTTCTTGGTTCGTTGCCAAAATTCGGCCATTGTTCATCCACAAGTTTCCAAGCTGGTGAATCTGCAGGATGACGTAGATGGCCATCACGAACTCGTTTATCTGCATGCCATCTTAAATTGCTAGACATCTCTTTGTTGCCAAACATTCGTTGGAATCTCGGTATTGGTGGAAAGTACCATAACACTTTTGCTGGAACCCCTTCATTAATCTTGTCATTTTTAAGCACCTTCCACCTTGATTTTCCACATGTAGGGCAATTCACCAAATTTGCATATTCATTTCGATACAAAATACAATCTTCAGGGCAAGCATGAATCTTTTCATATTTCATCCCTAACGTGGATAAGCTTTTTTTTGCCTCATACAGAGATGAAGGCAATACATTATCCTTCGGAAGCATTTCTCCTATCAACATAAGTAGGTCCGTAAATGAAGTATCGCTCCATCCGTATTTTGCCTTCAAATTGTACAACTTAACTGTTGCAGATAACTTCGTGAAACCATCACATCCAAAATATAATGGCATTTCAGCTTCCTCGAGCAGTCTATGAAAATGAGTTGGATTGTCAACATATGCATCATGCACCATGTCTACTGGCTCATCCGAATAAAAATCATGACCCACActgctctcttcttcttctttattgcTTGTGTTAGGTCTACTTCTCTCCCCATGATAAATCCAACTAACGTATGTTAAATCCATGCCATTATATGTGAGATGTGCTCTTATGGTTTTGACATCCTTCTCGCGTAGATTGCCACACTTGACACAAGGACAAGGCATAACATTGGGATTTTTCCCATTTTTAACGGCAAACTGCAAGAAAGACTCCACTCCTACTTCGTACTCGTTTGATAATCTATTTTTGGACATCCAACCTTTATCCATTTTGATTACCTTAAGAGTgggcattaaaaaaaatatatgtcatTTTACTTAACCTATAAATTTCACAAATATTTATGATTACTTGTGCCTATTTCTTACACAAACACATAAACACACATAGCACATAATCGGCTCCAAGCCATCACCACAGCAACAAATGGAATGGAACGAGCCATTCCCCAACCTATTCTCCATATCAACTACCTAGATACATGCTTATCTACAGTGTTTACATAACCATGGTGCAAAAATAACCTAGATACATGCTTATCTAACCATGGTTGCCATTTGAACCATGGTGAAAACATAAAAACAAGATATAGCGAACTCACCGTTGAAGCTTATCCCTTTCTTGTCGATTCTCTTCCAAATGGATGAATAAACACTTTCTGAAATTCCTCCCACAATTTAACAAAACACTAACACCTATTTAAGAAAGTATAGATTAATTGTCTATCaatttaaatacaaatcaaTATCTTTAATCAAATAAATGTATCCAACAATACATTGCAAAAGTATTTTCACATGTGTAAATTGTTTCTTGATAATCCACTAAATAAAAGAGACTTAGATCTATTCAGTAAAGTCTAACCATATACTACTCGAAAGATGTTTGACAAAAAAGCATGCATAATCTCAGTCTAAGCATCGATGATTAATAGTTAAATATGTTCTCCTCTCGTAATAATGAAAAATGATGACAACATAAGAAACCTTTATACTAACAGTATTTATCAAGGACAGGTTCACTAGCTTCattgatttgaaattaatgGATGACATGCATGGTATTATATAAAGGACTGAACAATCAAATGGTgcatgaaagaaaaaaaaagtacttaATAATAAGAATAGACTAATTAAAGAAGAATCTTTTgaaatattcttttttattgtaTAAAGGAGCAGATAGCTGGAAATGAAACTaaaattttgtgttattttaaaATCAAGTTGCGAGCATTGgtgcttttttattttcttttttccactctctctctctctctctcaacataAGATATTACAAATTCCTGGTACCTATAAAACCGCATTTGCTAATCCCTATATAATTAGGTAAACACACAGGGCATCTGAAAATCACATGAAATTcagagattaaaaaaatagtcaAAATACCAATTTAATCCACAGTCAGTTCTGTTCAAATAAAAACTCATGGATTAACAGAGAAAGGCAAACcaaacaagaaaacaaagcATTTTAACAGAAACATAAGATGTTCTGAACAAGAGGGAAATAATCTCTTGTTAGAAAACAATCTGCATTTTGAGAAGGATATAAACAGTCCAACTCAAAACCGTCTACTATTTCAAAAGAagtttcattttctattttaataatatgtggGGTGTGAGTCATGTGGGAACAGAAAaatgcaacgcagattaaaatAGAGAATCTCATGAACATTAAAAAAGGATTGGGGAAAGCACAAACCTACAAAAATCTTGGTTGCCAGTGATACTTGCATATGCACCATaagtaaaaaaacaaaagatacTTTATGTTACTCCACAGAACTATACTATAAACCAGTCATTCCCATAATCTGAATATAGACAATGAAGTGTACGTTTAAGTAGCATAGTGGCCTATAGTAGGTTTAAGGAAGATACTTTTTTCTATTGCAGCAAAACAAGTCTGACCTTGCGTGATAAAGATACTTGAGCACACTTGCTATAAACTTTTTACTACAAGAACTTGTAGTATGTTCACAAGATTAGTTATCTGTAGTATTTTAGAGTTAGCATTTATGGGGGAAGAGATTCTCGAGATAGTGGTGTTCTAATTTGGACATCAAATTCCACGCCCTCTCACACCAAAAATCTCAAAAATCAGCAAGAGACCTAAACGTTAAATCCAACTAAATCAGGTTAAGTAATTCACCATTAACCAATATTCAGCAAATTCAGCAACAAAGAATGCAAGAACAAATGAGCAAGTAATTCACCATTAACCAATATCCATTGCTCACACCTTCATTACAGCACTCCTTCTCCTTGTGCTGCACTGTCACATTCCTCACGGCAGCAGCACAATATCGCGGCAAGAGCCTCCCGATGGTGGCTCTTCACGGCGGCGGCAAGGGCTTCGCCTAATCCATTCGCCGAGGCGGAGGTGGGCGGCGAAATCGATCGACGAGGGGGGTGAGGCGTCAGGTGGTGCGGTGGGCGAAGCGCCGGTGGGTGCGACAGTGGCTGGTGCGACGGACGGTGGCTGGAATAGTGACGGACGGCGGAGACTTTGCTTGAAATTTCAAACTCACGAAATTTGGGAGAGCGGCGGCGCGAGAGAGTGCAGGGAAACGCCTAAACctaatttgaaatttaagacTCACGACAAGCCCATTGCACGTCGTCTATTGTATTAAAGACGACGCGCGCCTTCCCACGTCGTGTATTAGCACCTCACCATGAACATAGACGACATGCTGCTCATTTGCGTAGTCTATGACCTGCGTTAATAGACGACAAACCTCAATTGCGTTGTCTATTATATGAATAGACGACAAGGCGGATGCACGTCGTCTATGACCGCATATTATAGACGACGTGCCCTATTTTTTTGTCGTCTATTCATATAATAGACAACATGTTTTGTGGTATGTCGTGTAAAAGCTCGGTCATAGACAACATACAAGAGAAAACGTGTTGTCTATTGACATATAGACGACATTTTTTATTGCGTGTCGTTTATAATGCGTCATCTATTACCAGAATTCTTGTAGTgtatcattggagaaccatcagacggtgtgaagactcgaagatcaatgtgcaacctcagctacgacatcaaccagaactgcatcaatgaagatgaacatttcagttgtttcttgtCAGACACTGAGCCCAAAGACATTGAAGAAGcactgaagtccactcaatgggttaTCGCAATGCAaaaagaactcaatgaattcaacaggAATTTAATATAGGAACTAGTGGATCGCCCagatgatgcaaaggtgattggattgaaatagattttcaagaacaagaaggaCACgtggtgagaaacaaagcaaagCTAGTGGccaaaggatacagtcaagaagatgGAATCGACTACAATGAAACCTTTTCCCCTGTTGCAAgactggaagcagtcagactcttcttagcctttgccgctcacaaaggattcaaagtacaccaaatggatgtgaagtgtgcatttctcaatagAGTGTTCActgatgaagtctatgtagaacaaccttcAGTGTTTGAAGTTGTTGGACCAAAAAAGGTGTATAAGTTGAAGAAAGCGCtttatggattgaagcaagctctAAGaacgtggtatgatactctctctgagtatctggttgaacaaggattcaagaagGGATCAGTTGACAGAACCCTGTTCACACTCAAAGAAGGAGAATAACTtctacttgttcaaatctatgtcgatgacatcatcttcggatccaaattcGAAAggatgtgcaagaagtttgctgacattatGACGAACAAATTTTAGATGTCAATGataggagaaatgaatttctttctaggaCTACAAGtgaagcagaccaaagaaggaatactgatcaaccAGTCAAAGTATGCCAAAGAATTGATCAACAAGTTCGGCATTCAACatatgaaatcagtcaagattccgATGAACACCAACTGGAAGGTGAATCCAGGATCTGAAgggaaatctgtatcttcaaccaaatatagagaaatcattggatcactactatatttgactgctagcagaccagaCATTGCATTTGCAGTCGAAGCTTGTGCGAGATATCAATCAAATCCCAAGGAAGCTCACTTGGACGCTGCAATGCGTattctaagatatctcaaaggcacacccaacatAGGACTGTGGTATCCAGTtgacgatgacttcaagctTGCCAGATACTTAGATTCAAATTTTGTAGAATGCAAAATTGATCGAAAATCAACTTCAGGAACTGAGGAACTTGTCagttcctaggcaacaagctcatttcatggttttcaaagaagcaaaCTTCAGTCGCCACTTCTACAattgaagctgaatatgttgctgcgggaagttgttgttcacaactcctatggctaGTCCAACAACTAAAGGACTACAGGATCGACGAAAaagaagttcctatctattgcgacagcttcagtgctattgcaatctctcagaatccagttcaccacACAAGAGTCAAACATATCGCAATCcgtcatcacttcattcgtgaccatgtggaaaagaagaacgtctctgttgaatggattccgtcCGCaattcagagagcagacttgctgaccaaagctcttccagaagataggttcaacgatctttgtggaaGGACCGACCTCATCAACCCCGAAGAATGACGCTGCTCTTGAAGATTTCTAACTGCAGTCATGACAACTGTtgttcagtcaacaggtgttcCTCAACTGATGACGTGGCAACCAAAGAAGATAAGCCTTCGTTTGAGGGGGAACCTCTTCAGAAAAGTCAACAAACGtcgtggtatcgactgactacaatgatcagtcgaccaGTAAGTATCTTTAACTTACATTGACTTTTTATATATCAGTTAAATTCAATTATGAGTTTataaaatctttctctaactaaTCAGTTGCTTTTAAAACGCTTTAACTGGttgttggaaataaaaatgaaatatccgagaaggacaagtaccTTTatgtttaaaaatattttaacttgTCTTGATCCTTTATTTTGATCAAATCCAACTATTGTGCCTCTGCaattaaaatcttgaaaatctctttgaTTTGACAaattacaattatttttattactttttctttctttttgaagcttccgtcctctgcagtgacggcggatgtgaaaattttcttcaaaatgcTTTTAGGCACGAAAATCGAATAACTTTTCATCTTTCTTACTTAGTATTTTAAATACTTCACACTTGCAACTTTTCTTCATCACAACTAACAACTTTTCACATAAATTTCTGTGAGAACACTTTCCAAAAGTTGCAGAAAACTTTCGTTCCGACAATAGAGAGATCAATGACAAAacagtcatggagtgggagaatgatgcTCGCACAACTGGTCTACacaggacccttccactggacaTCGACATTTCTTCGACGTGAAGCTTGTTTCTACcctcacttatatccagcgacAAGAGTGCCTTCCATCCTAATGCcaggcgccaagaagcttctacGCTTCAGGAGGTTATCAAGCTTATCTCACATATCTTACtcacctccatggcatgcaacaacaacAAGCTCTCTCTCGTTGACTGTCGGCATCCCCAGCCACACATGGTCTTCTCAGCTAAGACCTCGTGCCGGcaaatcgacagtgctagtcctcacgactgtcactgattcgattttcgcCTCTCACACCCATCTCACgtactctccctctttctccaaGCTAGTCATCTCTCTCTCCATCTTAAGCCCCTCATCCTCCCTTTAAGGTCCGTATGCATAGCCGCCTTACATGAATATCTCCAAAGAGCTGTGCATACCTACCTTTTCCCCACCCCCCTTCGTCATCTCCAAGCCTCTTCCTCTTCTCCATCTCCATCATCATCTCCCTtcccactggcgtcttcctcttctgcatctctgtaCTCACACTCCTCTCGAATCTTCTCAAGAGCTTCTAAGACTCGGAGTTGGGTATCctctgatcatagcttccatcattagctctctctttttgatgttgccaaaaagggggaaagtaaaagtcagagaaaaactTTCTCAAAGTTGGTTCTcatcttctcgaaagactgaagttggtaaagcaaaaggatcaccaaaAGTTTAAGGATGACGAACCAGTAAGACCTCGAGTCAATGGAAAATAAGTGTAGAagaaacaagcttaggaacatgaagatgaagatgaagacgaAGATCAAAGACGAAGTTCAAGGTGCAAACAGgtagactgctggagtccatagGTTTCCATGTgtttttatgctttttactCCTTTGTATGTTCTGCTCTGTAcctcaactgatttctcatcagttatcattaaagaaatgaaatgaacttctttcgatctcaacctgaagacaatatctttttgtccaggctctgattatttaCTTTAGTTATGTCTTCGTTTTGATctttttgaactgttgtgtttttCCTTCGAATGCAAGTTAATAGGTTATCTTGTTAAGGAGGAATAATATTCACCTTGTTTAATAACTTGTTGTTCTTGTTCAGTCTTTTCTTgtcttagaactgttgtgtggttttggcatcatcaaaaagggggaattTGTtgagaacttaatgaaatatcctaatcctagttttgatgataccaaaatcaataagtttcacttgtaataaactagaactgttcgaactcaagtgttagagttcttttctaatttagttgttgttctgaagactgagactgaagccggaggactgaagactgaagttgccaactgtTGACGAtttaaggcagagtcaaatactgatatttgactaactaGTCCAAGAATTagttacgactgattacttaatgcgagccatgtggactcagcggactgatactaaagtcaagtatcagttaaacattcttcctcggactgaagctccaaagcttaaaggaagccacgcactccagaagtacagccgcatcaaatgcagagatttcgaggatcgtcctttctctgcagagccttcctttttggtgattaccttttcagagacgtcgtaTCTCCTGCTCTCAAAGTAGCTGTTTTCACaaaacaaaggaacctcgaagattgaagcctcaacaaagttcaaatctatctccaacggatgaattcttgaagaccatttcagccaacagatctattcaatacctctcctataaatagagctcgatgatcacttcaatgttcaccgattcaactacataagctgaaacactGCTGAATTCTTCACTCAGcaattcaaagccattccaaagtttgaatcgaataagagaatcacaaagccaaaaatcagccactgctgattacatacattctcttagaacttaggcaaatattgtatatccaaagcctaggtataactgattacaaaGAACCtattctttgtaatctagttggcaagttttcgaacctcttttcaaccgaccgaattgagagtttgagttgtaaggagttcataccagtgttctgactccaagagatcttagtctttgtGGAAAtgcatagttttgtctcagtgaagctaagagtgagaaatccaatccagtgtgttggtactaaagattggatcttcggctgtgtaggtttgctgtgcacccgtaagcacaagcccagtgaagttgtcagtctgatcaactgaccgtggatgtaggaagtttttccgaaccacgtaaaaattcctttgttgtttatcgctttcagtatttatctttcttatctgtgcacaaacgttttatcaattgaaactgattaatagcaaagtgaaacataaaccttgacaacttgtttaatcacaaaggctatttcgaaagaaaagttttccgctgccagtaATATTAGTCGAACttataaatcttcggatagtcagtgagattcatattactcctctgttttacaaactcgactgaagcctaacgtgtatcagttaaagtctttgacttaactgataactccttactgaagagtattcagtatcagtcgccaacctAAGTCTTGTTAAACTCTTTTAACTGaaaaaggttgtgtcagtttgttttcgtttgaaaaatagcctataggtgtattcccccccccctctccatacacctattcgagaccccaagGGACCTAACACCAAGATATAGAGTGGAGCAAAGCATGGCGTCGGCGACCTGCCGGCAATCACCATGGTGCTCACTGAGTTTTCAGCATTAGTGGCAATAATTGCTCGTTGATCATCGTGGTGCTCGGCGAGTTTTCGGCGTCAGTAGCGATCCCCTAGCATAGGAGGAGTTATGTGCTGGTTGCggccggcgatcgccgccaGGGGTAGCCACATGTCCATCTTTTTCTCAGTTTTTTACATTTTCCTAGTATTTTCGGGTTTTAGACTGGGCTTTTCTCTGTACCTAGAAATAGGTCTCTTCGTTGACCCATTTAAGGGACCGCATTCACATTTTTATATTGCTAGACTTAGAACTTCATAGTTTTCATAgcttagatttattttctgcaagaattcaagattcaagTTGTTCATTAATTCAAGATTATTTtcgggttttatttatttcagtcttttcaattgctttctttttaattatatttttatttatttaattatgtttactAGTTTCTTTTCTGATTCTAGGATTTGTATGTAGTTGATTGAACTTGTGtgttgatttattgatatcattagtttgccctccaacttgtgatcaTGAAtcttggtgcttaatttcttgtgaattatcttatCAACAATTTTCATATCTAGTTGTTCGTTTTACCTCGAGACTTGAATGTATAGGTGGACTATtagaagctattctttgtgtgctatttggagttaatttattttcttgagACTTTGAATGTGATAGGTAATTTATTAACCTACTTTCATAGTTGTTCGTAAGAAAATATTATGAATATGATAGTGATATTTCATCAAGGCTGgattaaaattgataattgaATCAATATGTTGAATGCATATGTTTAATTAACGATAGTACATTTTTTAGTGTCACtatctttattatttgatttattctctttagtttattttctttgttttgagTCTCATTATTTTCTCCACCATATTTTGTTGTTGTCTGGATAttgctttagaatttattaggaTTATTCGTAGTGTTATCGATTTCTCGGTCCATATAGATAAGATACCCTGCTTACTACTTGGTATCTATTACACTACATTAGTTAGAGCATCTCCAGCCCTAATTGTTGGAGCCGGACCGAGCTGGCACGAAGAGGAGGGTGGCGGGCTGGCGCATCCCGGTGGCTTGAGGGCGGCATGTAGCTTGGTGCCGAGGCACAAAGGAAATGAGGGTGTTTGCGTGAGTAACACGCGCTCgggaaaaaaatagaaagagagaaGAGTTGCCTGGAGATAGAAGAATAGAAGAAAAGAGGTCAGGTGGGGGCGGCGTGTACTAAGGTTAAATGCTTTTGACTTTTTTTAatatcttttgttttatttattgttttttatatttttaattttaaaatttaaattttttcaattccttaaatttttttacctaatttttttattattgtaatacttttatttattgtattgtatttaaattaatgtaatgtttattgttaattttaataaaatattaaaatagaaaagtaaAAATGAGATTAATTGTAAATGAAAATTTTAGCGCCACTTATAATGCCAATGTATGCACTGAAGAGGGATGGCAttaaggtggggaccaccaatTAGTGCCACCCCTAAGCGCCAAGGAGATGCTCTTACAATtttattgctaataaaatagtctACTCACCAAATATACAAAACTAACTTTTATCTATTTCTTCAATCTTTACTTTTGTCGAACTTACCCGCTAGCTTGTTTAAGTTTTCTTTAGTATCTATTTTTATTAGATTATTGTAATACaagttatatttttaattattacatatatatttttaatggcACGGCCAGATATTTTCCTATGGGTGGCCAActtattgtaattaaaaaagTTCTCAAGAAATATTTTAAGAGACCATATCATCATTTAAATTACACCACAACATTCAAATTAGAAGTTAGTGGTCATTACTAATTTTTCTCTCTAATATATCTTAGTATTCATATTCCAAATAACTAAATGATGGAGTATTTGATTGAATTGAAGCACATATCTTGGAaatgtttaataatttattaatttactatAAAATAATCGTAACAGATCCCGCCAGAAATAGCCGATGCTAGTTGGCCGGATTTTTGTGCCAAGACAAACTGTGTCAATTTAACCGCTTAATTTAAAAATACTATGTTgctttgttattattatttttatatatttatcttaaaccatatatatatatatatatgcatggcCGCCGCCCTACGAAGAATAGTCGCCGAATATTCTCAACTTCTTAGAAATGCAAGAAAGAATTGATTTCTATAAATCTTGTTGTGATCGATCATGTCCAGCCAATACCGAAGCCAAAAAGGGAAAGGATTAATTATGAGTGAGCGCAAGGTCGTTCTGATCACCGGATGCGGCAAGGGCGGCATCGGCTACGACTACTGCAAGGCTTTCGCCGACCTCAACTGCGCCGTCTTCGCCTCCGACGTCGCCCAACGGCTGCCCGACCTGGCCGACCTGCAGTCGGAGCACGTGGAGACCCTCGAGCTCGATGTGTCCTCCGACGCGAGCGTGGCGGGCGCTGTGGATCTCGTGATCTCCCGGCGTGGGAGGATCGATATCTTGATCAACAACGCCGGGATCGGGAGCCCGGGCCCGTTGGCCGAGCTCCCGCTAGACGCGGTACGCAAGGCGTACGAGATCAACGCGCTCGGGCAGCTGCGGATGGTGCAGCGCGTGGTGCCGCACATGGCGACGTGCGGTGGTGGAAGAATCGTAAACGTGGGGAGTGTAGTTGGTGGAGTGCCGACCCCGTGGGCGGGCTCGTATTGTGCCACTAAGGCGTACGTGCATGCTATGTCGCATGCACTCCGAGTCGAGCTCAAGCCGTTTAGTATTGACGTCGTCTTGGTGCTGCCCGGGGCCGTGCGGT includes these proteins:
- the LOC131021574 gene encoding uncharacterized protein LOC131021574 isoform X3 → MDKGWMSKNRLSNEYEVGVESFLQFAVKNGKNPNVMPCPCVKCGNLREKDVKTIRAHLTYNGMDLTYVSWIYHGERSRPNTSNKEEEESSVGHDFYSDEPVDMVHDAYVDNPTHFHRLLEEAEMPLYFGCDGFTKLSATVKLYNLKAKYGWSDTSFTDLLMLIGEMLPKDNVLPSSLYEAKKSLSTLGMKYEKIHACPEDCILYRNEYANLVNCPTCGKSRWKVLKNDKINEGVPAKVLWYFPPIPRFQRMFGNKEMSSNLRWHADKRVRDGHLRHPADSPAWKLVDEQWPNFGNEPRNLRLALSADGINPHSVMSSKYSCWPIILITYNLPPWLCMKRKHMMLTLLVSGPHQPGNDIDVYLAPLIDDLKQLWEVGAEIYDAYHKENFMLRAVLLWTINDFPAYGNLSGSKVKGYFACPVCADQTYAKNLKHSRKMSYTGHRRFLPDHHPYRRQKKTFNGKNELGPTPNILSGSEVFERVENINCVWGKKSKKSQSKGADDKSAWKKKSIFFELEYWKHLHIRHCLDVMHIEKNVCESLFGTLLNIPGKTKDGVKARLDLADMGLRNELAPMIGEKRTYLPPAFYTLSKAEKRQVCAFFGGVKVPTGYSSNVASLLSADDSKLVGLKSHDCHTLMQQLLPVAIRGVLTKQVRYDITRLCFFFNVLCNKVVDVSKLEDIQGDITTTLCLLEKHFPPSFFDIMVHLTIHLVREVKLCGPVWYRWMYQLQSYIGVLARQKIKVNIEKWSDVPQEVKGTIWESVKLVFNVHEDWKKKCLTSANTKWRQFKSYLYKTYIIPFHDQPELLYHPPPEYIIPQDDWKDFVITRMSEESRKKSQELTATRKQNVYPHHVSRKGYAGLREEMKEQLTGDYEFDRALLWKQARANKKGEFEGEMLTETVSKIDVYLRQKHDGVFTSSGPSDDVLTQAIGKPEQRGRVRGVGAYVTPTTYYKKSESEKGNEVQEMKKQMAEMNAKILELQQQMMMNKESEEKGSCSVKNERCVEVDDDDVEEVPRDNVLSLVKTPRTKSKKDVKDTMKLKATDVPTALKMLHKYASVALNGGRTIQFTLDPNVFGNNREVFVEFDEIHKMCELEPIAASSICVYIWHLYKECEASNILDRIRFVDPYLVSCDPSVDQNEQAGRLGQRLIGTKNNQLVMMPCNVGWHWILLVIDPHKETVYALDPLLDGTHVEDWKSMMTLAMKMFNMSIGTRGRKTPLWETINAPQQPDGAQCGFYVMRFMRDVFDNLVSDHSLPLATLFTGGCYSKKEIDEMRIEWAEFLSSIDD
- the LOC131021574 gene encoding uncharacterized protein LOC131021574 isoform X1 — encoded protein: MPTLKVIKMDKGWMSKNRLSNEYEVGVESFLQFAVKNGKNPNVMPCPCVKCGNLREKDVKTIRAHLTYNGMDLTYVSWIYHGERSRPNTSNKEEEESSVGHDFYSDEPVDMVHDAYVDNPTHFHRLLEEAEMPLYFGCDGFTKLSATVKLYNLKAKYGWSDTSFTDLLMLIGEMLPKDNVLPSSLYEAKKSLSTLGMKYEKIHACPEDCILYRNEYANLVNCPTCGKSRWKVLKNDKINEGVPAKVLWYFPPIPRFQRMFGNKEMSSNLRWHADKRVRDGHLRHPADSPAWKLVDEQWPNFGNEPRNLRLALSADGINPHSVMSSKYSCWPIILITYNLPPWLCMKRKHMMLTLLVSGPHQPGNDIDVYLAPLIDDLKQLWEVGAEIYDAYHKENFMLRAVLLWTINDFPAYGNLSGSKVKGYFACPVCADQTYAKNLKHSRKMSYTGHRRFLPDHHPYRRQKKTFNGKNELGPTPNILSGSEVFERVENINCVWGKKSKKSQSKGADDKSAWKKKSIFFELEYWKHLHIRHCLDVMHIEKNVCESLFGTLLNIPGKTKDGVKARLDLADMGLRNELAPMIGEKRTYLPPAFYTLSKAEKRQVCAFFGGVKVPTGYSSNVASLLSADDSKLVGLKSHDCHTLMQQLLPVAIRGVLTKQVRYDITRLCFFFNVLCNKVVDVSKLEDIQGDITTTLCLLEKHFPPSFFDIMVHLTIHLVREVKLCGPVWYRWMYQLQSYIGVLARQKIKVNIEKWSDVPQEVKGTIWESVKLVFNVHEDWKKKCLTSANTKWRQFKSYLYKTYIIPFHDQPELLYHPPPEYIIPQDDWKDFVITRMSEESRKKSQELTATRKQNVYPHHVSRKGYAGLREEMKEQLTGDYEFDRALLWKQARANKKGEFEGEMLTETVSKIDVYLRQKHDGVFTSSGPSDDVLTQAIGKPEQRGRVRGVGAYVTPTTYYKKSESEKGNEVQEMKKQMAEMNAKILELQQQMMMNKESEEKGSCSVKNERCVEVDDDDVEEVPRDNVLSLVKTPRTKSKKDVKDTMKLKATDVPTALKMLHKYASVALNGGRTIQFTLDPNVFGNNREVFVEFDEIHKMCELEPIAASSICVYIWHLYKECEASNILDRIRFVDPYLVSCDPSVDQNEQAGRLGQRLIGTKNNQLVMMPCNVGWHWILLVIDPHKETVYALDPLLDGTHVEDWKSMMTLAMKMFNMSIGTRGRKTPLWETINAPQQPDGAQCGFYVMRFMRDVFDNLVSDHSLPLATLFTGGCYSKKEIDEMRIEWAEFLSSIDD